In the Xiamenia xianingshaonis genome, one interval contains:
- a CDS encoding (Fe-S)-binding protein: MDEFRFLDVLAGREVFVAADGMTARAAGAAAPDAACESLFFPGCSLVNYAPALVAVLADYLAGAGTATSTSLLCCGKILDYEEDGRRRRDAFDERLRKAVAKAGVRRFVVACPNCAAALRRAFEGVDDAPEVAALPRVLAEMGCRIDEDAVRRVLAAKGLSLPEGHSVRLWVHDSCPDRGVGDFARGVRALLPEGSVANDDPAQAAGCCGSTARAAGKEQAALAAGRRRAETAADAGADALVTACMSCAASLTMAQDDLPVVHYLELLCDYPLDWRALARPMALRFLLEDDEEPEASASSGGEAGRPFINLAPSAKEAL; the protein is encoded by the coding sequence GTGGACGAGTTTCGATTCCTGGACGTGCTTGCCGGGCGCGAGGTCTTCGTTGCCGCCGACGGCATGACGGCGCGGGCGGCCGGCGCGGCTGCGCCCGACGCTGCGTGCGAATCGCTGTTCTTTCCGGGGTGCTCGCTGGTGAACTATGCGCCAGCGCTCGTGGCAGTGCTGGCGGACTATCTTGCCGGCGCCGGCACCGCCACGAGCACGTCGCTTCTGTGCTGCGGCAAGATCCTTGACTACGAAGAAGATGGGCGCCGCCGTCGCGATGCGTTCGACGAGCGACTGCGCAAGGCCGTGGCGAAGGCCGGCGTGCGGCGGTTCGTCGTCGCGTGCCCGAACTGCGCCGCCGCGCTGCGCCGGGCGTTCGAGGGCGTGGACGATGCGCCCGAAGTCGCCGCGCTGCCGCGCGTGCTGGCCGAGATGGGCTGTCGCATCGACGAAGACGCCGTCCGTCGCGTGCTGGCGGCGAAGGGACTCTCGCTTCCTGAGGGGCACAGCGTGCGCCTGTGGGTGCACGATTCCTGCCCCGACCGCGGCGTGGGGGACTTTGCCCGCGGCGTGCGGGCCCTGCTGCCAGAAGGGTCGGTCGCAAACGACGACCCGGCCCAGGCGGCCGGCTGCTGCGGGTCGACCGCGCGGGCGGCCGGCAAGGAACAGGCTGCGCTTGCCGCAGGCCGGCGGCGGGCCGAGACGGCCGCGGACGCCGGCGCCGATGCGTTGGTGACCGCCTGCATGAGCTGTGCGGCGTCGCTCACAATGGCGCAGGACGACCTTCCGGTCGTCCACTACCTAGAGCTTTTGTGCGACTATCCGCTTGACTGGCGCGCGCTCGCCCGTCCCATGGCGCTGCGCTTTCTGCTGGAAGACGACGAGGAGCCAGAGGCGTCGGCGTCTTCTGGCGGCGAGGCCGGCCGCCCCTTCATCAATTTGGCGCCGAGTGCAAAGGAAGCCTTATGA
- a CDS encoding TIGR04282 family arsenosugar biosynthesis glycosyltransferase, translated as MTDRKCALLLFSKPPIAGMVKTRLTRERGGILTPEQAAEFFRRSLYDVSELCMHALYQLQAENDAARAADPSVDAVTYEFYVSTTPADNVDLMRKTYDAIGPWPMEIHYLTDAGSTFDDHFDDAFAQLFALGFDTVVSVGGDIPTLPKDHIVQAFQWLDYFRSLGTPGFVQAPCQECGTSLVGWCKETPMDNQGVYYNVDGRAALDAYVEKLKAAGIPSAYLAPVADIDEKTDLAHAISCLRAIEEAAPHQGLFVPRRVLDWIDFVGFKVTTPPNENHDPRQYIDE; from the coding sequence ATGACCGATCGCAAATGTGCCCTGCTCCTTTTCAGCAAGCCGCCCATTGCCGGCATGGTGAAGACGCGCCTGACCCGTGAGCGCGGCGGCATCCTGACGCCTGAACAGGCCGCTGAATTCTTCCGTCGCAGCCTCTACGACGTGAGCGAGCTGTGCATGCATGCGCTGTACCAGCTGCAGGCCGAAAACGACGCCGCCCGCGCCGCCGATCCGAGCGTCGACGCCGTCACGTACGAGTTTTACGTGTCCACCACCCCTGCCGACAACGTCGACCTCATGCGCAAGACCTATGACGCCATCGGTCCGTGGCCTATGGAGATCCACTACCTCACCGACGCGGGTTCCACGTTCGACGACCACTTCGACGACGCGTTCGCCCAGCTGTTCGCACTTGGCTTCGACACGGTGGTGTCGGTGGGCGGCGACATTCCCACGCTGCCGAAGGACCACATCGTCCAGGCGTTCCAGTGGCTCGACTACTTCCGCTCGCTCGGCACGCCGGGGTTCGTGCAGGCGCCGTGCCAGGAATGCGGCACCTCTCTGGTGGGCTGGTGCAAGGAAACCCCCATGGACAACCAGGGCGTTTACTACAACGTCGACGGGAGGGCAGCGCTTGACGCCTACGTGGAAAAGCTGAAGGCGGCCGGCATTCCGTCGGCGTATCTGGCTCCCGTTGCCGACATCGACGAGAAGACGGACTTGGCGCACGCCATCTCGTGTCTGCGGGCCATCGAGGAGGCGGCGCCTCACCAGGGGCTGTTCGTGCCGCGCCGGGTGCTCGATTGGATCGATTTCGT
- the nrfD gene encoding NrfD/PsrC family molybdoenzyme membrane anchor subunit — translation MKHHYWEAPIVLYLFLGGLGGGIFFLSAVFDLIVRPGSGPLFFAPVFFALAALALGCFFLVFELGQPPVFWRVFTTKTAIIKWGAVLLSVAMIFGFVWWVSYLYLLGWDWAGFGRGLAGLRPFLLAVAGLAGFGIMVYTGVMLSTLKAHAFWATPALPVLFTISALSTACAAVALSLGGAVDPSLDAFVDSAVIHGIIHTVDIVLVLAEIVVLLVMVLSFFGAGNVTAKAVATRWVRGKTAPLFWGGMIGCGLVLPFILYTAFAGTTASSLIAPVLVLCGGLLLRYLCVYSDERAPIPGEERFYSRLPKKDAAFLTAWKQGQNRY, via the coding sequence ATGAAGCATCATTACTGGGAAGCACCCATCGTCTTGTACCTGTTCCTCGGCGGCTTGGGTGGCGGCATCTTCTTCCTGTCGGCGGTGTTCGATCTCATCGTCAGGCCGGGAAGCGGCCCGCTGTTCTTTGCGCCGGTGTTCTTTGCGCTGGCGGCGCTGGCGCTCGGCTGCTTCTTCCTCGTGTTTGAACTGGGGCAGCCCCCGGTGTTCTGGCGCGTGTTCACCACGAAGACGGCCATCATCAAGTGGGGCGCCGTGCTGTTGTCGGTTGCCATGATCTTCGGCTTCGTCTGGTGGGTGAGCTACCTGTACCTGCTCGGTTGGGACTGGGCCGGCTTTGGTCGGGGCCTTGCGGGGCTGCGTCCGTTCTTGCTGGCCGTGGCCGGCCTTGCGGGCTTCGGCATCATGGTCTACACCGGCGTCATGCTCTCCACGCTGAAGGCCCATGCCTTCTGGGCGACGCCCGCCCTGCCGGTGCTGTTCACCATTTCGGCCCTGTCGACGGCGTGCGCCGCTGTCGCGCTGTCGCTTGGCGGCGCGGTTGACCCCTCGCTCGATGCCTTCGTGGATTCCGCGGTCATCCATGGGATCATCCACACGGTCGACATCGTGCTCGTCCTTGCCGAGATCGTCGTGCTGCTTGTCATGGTGCTGAGCTTCTTCGGCGCCGGCAACGTGACCGCCAAGGCCGTGGCCACCCGCTGGGTGCGCGGCAAGACGGCACCGCTGTTCTGGGGCGGCATGATCGGTTGCGGTCTGGTTCTTCCGTTCATCCTTTACACCGCGTTCGCGGGCACGACGGCCTCGAGCCTCATCGCTCCGGTGCTCGTGCTGTGCGGCGGCCTGTTGCTGCGCTACCTGTGCGTCTACTCTGACGAACGTGCGCCGATTCCGGGCGAAGAGCGCTTCTACTCGCGCCTGCCGAAGAAGGATGCGGCTTTCCTGACGGCCTGGAAGCAGGGTCAGAACCGCTACTAA
- a CDS encoding molybdopterin-containing oxidoreductase family protein, with amino-acid sequence MSETEERPTNCQYCGYGCALLARVKDGRVTGVRPDPSRYPYGSAVMASCKRWPMNVEALDAPDRVNVPLRRVGARGSGQWERVSWDEALDDIAARLRSLSAEHGPGVLASAIGGPHASYWPLHRFMNLFGSPNNMGIGQICWNPRIWMDLVTFGWTVELDVVRGLTSCVVVWGTNPAQSDNSAFWQHLQTFAQEGGDLVVIDPRRTEVAELASVWLAPRPGTDTMLALALLHVIIEEGLEDRTFVDAWCHGFDELVEVVAPWTAEAAAEACDVDADDVRKAARLIAAGPTAFVSGRGIDQVGAAVGHIHRAICCLRAVTGNVDRPGACVLAEAPDFASELAMEMSDEAAPSCRDLSLNRGRTPLQCPEGYDALREITEKLGRTAPRRYLTSAHPDLVLHAMETGEPYPIRALIVQATNPLVTYGGSARVRRALEGLDLLVVLEYRLTPTAAIADYVLPIAGAIERPMLQVHGGVANAAYGGPAAVEPYYERKRDYDVFRELGLRLGQTDAWPQATLEEAFAAELAPAGVSWEQFCETGLYWPPPAFNKHERIGDDGRPAGFATTTGKIELASEFLPRFGGFRTPQPVLGGHMGESRSAAGAAGNPSGASEAAADAFPFTLVTGARRQPYNASMYFENPRFRAACSAPRATVSPKLAARLGLAPGAPVEVSTRCGSAKYLLDVADMRDDVVSVDYGWWHPEWPCGDGRRGGADESSANAMTVCAIEEPLVGSWSYNALPCAISPTADQLSWTSVEGDAPDSVKQ; translated from the coding sequence ATGAGTGAAACGGAAGAGCGGCCGACCAACTGCCAGTACTGCGGCTACGGCTGCGCGCTGCTCGCGCGCGTGAAAGACGGCCGCGTCACGGGCGTGCGGCCCGACCCGTCGCGCTACCCGTACGGCTCTGCGGTCATGGCGTCGTGCAAGCGCTGGCCGATGAACGTGGAAGCGCTCGACGCGCCTGACCGGGTGAACGTGCCGCTGCGCCGCGTCGGCGCGCGGGGGAGCGGCCAGTGGGAGCGCGTGAGCTGGGACGAAGCCCTTGACGACATCGCGGCTCGGCTGCGCTCGCTTTCCGCCGAGCACGGTCCCGGCGTGCTTGCGAGCGCCATCGGCGGCCCCCATGCGTCATATTGGCCGCTGCACCGATTCATGAACCTGTTCGGCTCTCCCAACAACATGGGCATCGGGCAGATCTGTTGGAATCCGCGCATCTGGATGGACCTCGTCACGTTCGGCTGGACGGTCGAGCTCGACGTCGTGCGCGGCCTGACGAGTTGTGTGGTCGTTTGGGGCACGAATCCGGCGCAGTCCGACAACTCCGCGTTCTGGCAGCATCTGCAGACGTTCGCGCAGGAAGGCGGCGACCTCGTCGTCATCGATCCGCGCCGCACCGAAGTCGCCGAGCTGGCGAGCGTGTGGCTTGCGCCGCGCCCTGGAACCGACACGATGCTCGCGCTCGCGCTGCTGCACGTCATCATTGAAGAGGGCTTGGAGGACCGTACATTTGTGGACGCGTGGTGCCACGGCTTCGACGAGCTGGTCGAGGTGGTTGCGCCCTGGACAGCCGAGGCGGCGGCAGAAGCGTGCGACGTGGACGCCGACGACGTGCGCAAGGCCGCGCGGCTTATCGCTGCCGGCCCGACCGCGTTCGTCAGCGGGCGCGGCATCGACCAGGTGGGCGCGGCCGTGGGGCACATCCATCGCGCCATCTGCTGCCTGCGTGCCGTTACGGGCAACGTCGACCGCCCCGGCGCCTGCGTGCTGGCCGAGGCCCCTGACTTTGCCAGCGAGCTTGCCATGGAGATGAGCGACGAGGCGGCCCCGAGCTGCCGCGACCTGTCGCTCAACCGGGGCCGCACGCCGCTGCAATGCCCGGAAGGCTACGACGCGCTGCGCGAGATCACCGAAAAGCTCGGACGCACGGCGCCGCGGCGCTACCTGACGTCTGCCCATCCCGACCTGGTGCTGCACGCCATGGAAACGGGCGAGCCGTATCCGATCCGCGCGCTCATTGTGCAGGCCACCAACCCGCTCGTCACCTACGGGGGCTCTGCCCGCGTGCGGCGGGCCCTCGAAGGACTTGACCTGCTCGTCGTGCTGGAATACCGGCTGACGCCCACGGCGGCCATCGCCGACTACGTGCTGCCCATCGCCGGCGCCATCGAGCGGCCGATGCTGCAGGTGCACGGCGGCGTGGCGAACGCGGCCTACGGCGGTCCGGCGGCGGTCGAGCCGTACTACGAGCGAAAGCGCGACTACGACGTCTTCCGCGAGCTGGGCCTGCGCTTAGGCCAGACGGACGCCTGGCCGCAGGCGACGCTCGAAGAGGCCTTCGCCGCCGAGCTGGCGCCGGCAGGAGTCTCGTGGGAGCAGTTCTGCGAAACGGGGCTGTACTGGCCGCCGCCCGCGTTCAACAAGCACGAGCGCATCGGCGACGACGGCCGGCCGGCGGGCTTTGCCACCACGACGGGCAAGATAGAACTGGCGAGCGAATTTCTGCCCCGCTTCGGCGGCTTCCGCACGCCGCAGCCGGTGCTTGGCGGGCACATGGGTGAAAGCCGTTCGGCGGCCGGCGCGGCGGGCAACCCCTCCGGCGCCTCAGAGGCCGCAGCCGACGCCTTCCCCTTCACGCTCGTCACCGGCGCCCGCCGTCAGCCCTACAATGCCTCGATGTACTTCGAGAACCCCCGCTTCCGCGCCGCTTGTTCGGCCCCGCGGGCGACCGTCAGCCCGAAGCTGGCGGCCCGCCTGGGCCTTGCGCCGGGGGCTCCCGTCGAAGTGTCCACCCGTTGCGGGTCGGCGAAGTACCTGCTCGACGTCGCCGACATGCGCGACGACGTGGTCAGCGTGGACTACGGCTGGTGGCACCCCGAATGGCCCTGCGGCGATGGGCGGCGCGGCGGCGCGGACGAGTCGAGCGCCAACGCGATGACCGTCTGCGCCATCGAAGAGCCGCTTGTGGGCTCGTGGAGCTACAACGCCCTTCCGTGCGCGATCTCGCCGACGGCCGACCAGCTCAGCTGGACGAGCGTCGAAGGCGACGCGCCTGATTCCGTGAAGCAATGA